In Natranaerobius thermophilus JW/NM-WN-LF, the genomic stretch GATAATGAACACGAAATCAAGGTGAATGTTATTCATGCAGGTGTAGGTACTGTTTCAGAAAGTGATATTATGCTAGCAGTAGCTTCCAATGCTATTATTATAGGTTTTAATGTCAGACCTGATCCAAATGCCAGAAAAGCTGCTGAACGCGAACAAATTGACATGAGGGTTTATCGAGTGATTTACGAAGCTATAGAAGATGTGAAAGCTGCTATGGCGGGCTTGTTAGATCCAGAATATAAAGAAGTTGTTCAAGGGCAAATAGAGGTAAGGCAATTATTCAAGGTATCTAGAATAGGTACCATTGCGGGTTGTTATGTTACCGATGGTTATATTAGAAATAATTCTTATATCAGAGTGATTCGTGATGGAAGAGTTATCCATGAAGGTAATATTAAGAATTTAAAACGATTTCAAGATGATGTCAAAGAAGTACAACAAGGTTACGAATGTGGAATACTATTAGAGAAATTTAACGATCTAAAAGAAGGAGATATTTTTGAAGCTTATACCTATGAAGAAATTTCTCCAGACGTTTAAAGCTTAGTTAGTTCACTATGAAAATAGATGGATGGTGGTATTATGAGCGGAATGAGAAAAGAAAAATTGCAAGAAGAACTTAAAAAAATTATTAGTGATATTTTACAACGAGAGGTTAAAGATCCCTCAGTTGGTTTTGTGACAGTGACTTCAGTAGATCTGTCAGGAGATCTCAGGCATGCCAAAGTTTTTGTGAGTATACTTGGCGAAAAAGAAAATCAACAGGATTCTTTGCGTGGACTGGAAAAGGCAACAGGATTTATTAGATCCGAGTTAGGAAAAAGGGTTCGCTTGCGACATGTCCCGGAAATTGTGTTTAAATTTGATGAATCCATAGAGCATGGTGATCACATCAATAAATTGCTAAAACAAATGAACCTTGGCGAGGATAATGAGGATAATGAAGACAAGGAAAACAATGATCCTGGAGAGGAATAACCTATGTATGAATCTATTAATCAATTAAATGAAGTTATTAAAACTAACAATAAATTTATCATTACATGTCATGAAAACCCTGATGGGGATGCTTTAGGTGCGAGTAATGCCCTGGCTTTTATTCTACAAAGTTTAAATAAAGACACTCTTGTGATTTACCCGGAAGACATTCCAAAACAGTATCAGTTCTTAGATAGACCGGAAAAATGGGCTATTCTGAACGAAGATTACATGGACGGGGAGCAGAAAATCACCGGTGATGTCGTAATAACTCTTGATTCCAGTTCTGTAGATAGGGTAGAGAGAGTTGTTAACCGGGTGAATCACAATGTCCTTGTCAATATTGATCATCATCAAACTAACACACTCTATGGTGACTTGAATTTAGTGGACTCTCAATCTAGTTCTACTTGTGAATTTTTACTGGAAATTCTTAATTTTTTTCAACAAAAACTAAATTTGAGCATAGCAAAGAACCTATATACAGGTATTTTTACGGATACAGGTTCTTTTAACTATGAAAATGTTTCGCAAACAACTTTTGATGCTGCCAAGCAGTTGATAAGCTATGGTGTTAAACCTTATGAGATA encodes the following:
- the rbfA gene encoding 30S ribosome-binding factor RbfA translates to MSGMRKEKLQEELKKIISDILQREVKDPSVGFVTVTSVDLSGDLRHAKVFVSILGEKENQQDSLRGLEKATGFIRSELGKRVRLRHVPEIVFKFDESIEHGDHINKLLKQMNLGEDNEDNEDKENNDPGEE
- a CDS encoding DHH family phosphoesterase, whose product is MYESINQLNEVIKTNNKFIITCHENPDGDALGASNALAFILQSLNKDTLVIYPEDIPKQYQFLDRPEKWAILNEDYMDGEQKITGDVVITLDSSSVDRVERVVNRVNHNVLVNIDHHQTNTLYGDLNLVDSQSSSTCEFLLEILNFFQQKLNLSIAKNLYTGIFTDTGSFNYENVSQTTFDAAKQLISYGVKPYEISREIHEKMSLNLFHFMREVLNDLKLTRDQKIGWIVCSRRLISKYDILDSELEGLINHVRVLEPVEFAVIFKETREGLTKVGFRSKTKDVSRVASELGGGGHARAAGCLLEMDPNKSVELVISKLKTELEL